In the genome of Deltaproteobacteria bacterium, the window ACTTCTTATAGATAATGCCTCTGTTACCGCATTTACATCAGGTTTTTTGAGGCCAAAGATATACATCTCAAAGGGGTTATTGGAATCCCTGACTTATGATGAGATAAAGGCTGTATTCATACACGAAGTGCATCATAAGAAAAACCATGACCCATTAAAGTTTTTGTTAAGTTCTGTAGTAAGAGACACCTTCTTTTATGTGCCGATAGTGAAATATTGTGTAAAGGTCTTTCACACAATAAAGGAAAATGCCGCTGACAAGAGAGTTGTGTCCATGACAGGAAAACCCATTGAACTCGCCAGCGCAATACTAAAGGTGTCAACTGCTAACAGCAGTAAATTTTATGCATTCGCATCAATAAGGGGTGTAGAATCTATAGATGCCAGAATCAAGAGGCTTATAGGTGAAAGGGATAACAGTGTTGAGCTGCCATCTGCAAGAAATATTCTGGCGAGTTCCATTGTATTACTTTTTTTACTGTTAGTCCCGGTTACGGTCAGCTATGGTTTTGACAAGAGATGCAATGATGAGATGTGCAGGATAACACACCATCATCAATCAGCGAAGGAATGTAATACAATGGCAGCAGGAGATATGGACTGCACGGTTCACTGTAATGTAAAATAAATTTTTTTCTAAACAAATTCTACAGACTGTAGAATAAAATTAAAAGGATGGAACGAAAATGAGACAAGGTATCAGGTTTTTGATTGCAATCTTTAAGAAGGGAGGGGCTATTAAATTACCCGTTTTGGCATTGCTTGTAGGTATTGTAGGTATAATTTATATCAATCAAGCACAGGCATCGTATCACAGCAAAGGTATGGATATGGGTCACCAAGGTATGGACATGAGGAACAATGTTGCCCAGTTGCAAAAAAAGACGGCAAAGAAACCTCTTGAGATTATATGGCCAAAAAAAGGTGAAGTAGTTAATCAGAAGGAGATAGAGGCAAAGATACGGATTGCAGATGAGTATAAGGATATGGTTGGACATATCCATGTTTATGTGAATGGCAAGAGGATGGACCATGCAAGCATAAAAGAGGACATCCTTCTTGTGTGGGACCTTAAAGAAGGTGAAAATACACTTGAACTGGCATTATCACTAGGCGACAAACATGAGGAAGGTTCAGGCGCTAAATCAGTTGGAGACAGCGTAACATTTAAAGTAAAGACTAAATAGAAGTTTATAGAAATCCCAATTAAATAATTGGGCAACCTTTATAAAAAGTGCTATAATTTAGCACAAGGCTTAAAAAAGGGAGGTGATACTAATGGGTGTTTTAAGATTTATTGCTGCGGCAGTTCTTGTGATTTCACTGGCAGTATTGCCTGCGGGTGCTGAAGAGAAAAAGGGGCAGATGGGTGGGGGAATGATGATGGGTGAGGGCATGATGAACTGTCCTATGATGAAGGGAGAAATGGGTGACATGCTGGGCATGATGAAGGAGATGATGGGCATAATGAAGGATATATCTCACAATCCTACTGATGCCCAGAAAAAAAGACTTGAAGAGATGATGAAGAAGATGGACGGAATGATGAAGATGCATGATGAGATGATGAAGCAGAAACAGGGGACGATGAAGCAAAAGAAGGAAGGGATGTAGGGCAGTAAGGTCTTAGAGACAGGGGCGACTCATGTGTCGTCCCTGTTTTTTATTATAATCAGGAGGGATTAAAGAGATGAAAAAGATATTGATAACATTAAGTTTGGTTGCTTTAATTATAGTTCCATTATCTGCTTATGCCTGCAGTATGGGGCAAGGGCAGATGATGGATATAGGTGCAAGCCCATGGTTCCAACAAGGTATTACACTAACATTAAAAAATGCTGAAAATCTGGAACTGGACGAGAGGCAAAAAAATAAATTGGAGGGTATCAGGGATAAATACACAAAGGATATTATAAAGATTGATGCTGAATTAAAGACAAATGACATAGACCTGAACAATTTACTTAAAATGGACAACATTGACCTCTTGAAGGTTAAAAATACAGTCAAAAAGATAGAGGCAATAGAGTCGCAGATAAGATACCTTCGCATAGAGGCATTCACAGAGGCAAGAAAGGTGCTGAACCCTGAACAGAAAGGGAAACTTAAAAAACTAATGGAAATGCCGTATGGTCAGATTAAAGGCGGTATGGGGCAAGGAATGGATTCTTCTATGATGAAGGATGAGATGACAGACTGCCCAATGATGAAGGGCATGATGGGCGGCAGTGGCATGATGGGACAGGGAATGATGGGAGGCATGGATAAGGGTATGGACTGTCCTATGATGAAAGGCGGTATGGGCGAAATGATGGGCGGTGGTATGGGAGGCGGTACAGCAGGTGAACAGACAGCAAAAACTGAAGTTGCGGCATCTACAAAACAAACATAAGAAAAAACCGCAGGCGCTGTAACAGTGATTGCAGAATTTAAAAATCCTGTAGATGTGGGCGGCAGTAATGAACTTGTCTTTGATGTAAAGTTAGACACCCATTCAGTAAATCTCGATGCATTCAATTTTAATGAGGGTATTGTCCTCAAAGACGATAAAGGAAATATCTATAAACCTATTGCAGCAAAGCCCTCTGGTTCAGGACATCACAGGGAGGCTGAAGTAAAATTTAAAAACCCCGGAACCACAGGATTTATTGAACTGGTGGTTAAAGATATGGGTGGTGTGAAAGAAACTGTATTCAAATGGCAGACTCCAAAGGGGATAAAGATGTAAGATTTGTAAAGGGTTCAAGGGGTCAATGTGTCAGAAGAACAGAGCGAAAAACTTTGGCTCTATAACTTTTTGATACATGGACTCTCACAAAACGGAGGTGACTAATATGCCTATAGACCCAATATGCGGAATGGATGTAGAACCAAAGAAAGCGGCAGGGAGTTCTGTATATAAAGGGGAGACGATTTATTTTTGTTCCCTTCATTGCAAGAAAAAGTTTGATGCCGATGCTGATGCTTACATGCACTCTGCAAAATCAGATAAAGGGATGGTTTCAGAGACGAATGCCCATGAGATGGCTAAAGACCCTATCTGCGGCATGGTGGTTGATAAGCATAAGTCCCTTAAAACAGAGGTTGCAGGCAGGCAATATTATTTTTGCAGTGAAGGATGTTTGAGGACATTTGAGGCGCCTGAGGCAGAACTAAAGAGTTTAAAAAAAAGGGTATCCATTGCAATGCTGGGCGTCCTTGCCCTTGCAATACTTCGGGCAGGATTTTTTCTGGGTCTTGCAACGGGTGCAACAATCATCACATGGGCGCCTATCCCGCAGCTTCCGTGGTTTACATGGGGTGTCTGGCTTTTTATCCTTGTAACTCCTGTCCAGTTTATAGGCGGCTGGAGTTTTTATAAAGGCTCTTACAATGCCCTCAAAAACAGGATGATAAACATGGACATCCTGATTGCCCTCGGGACAACCGTTGCCTATCTCTATTCAGTCATCGTGATATTCGCCCCTGATATTCTCCCTGTCAAGGTTGAGGAAAGGGATGTATATTTTGAGGTCTCTGCCGTTATTATTGCATTTGTCCTACTTGGGAAATACATGGAAGAGATCATAAAAAAGAGGTCTTCTGCCGCTGTTCGAAAACTCCTGGATTTAAAACCTCAGACAGCCCGTGTCATAAGGACAGTTCAGAGTTCGGAGTTCGGAGTGAAGAGTGAAGAGATTGAGATACCTGCCGAATCTGTCATGATTGGCGATATTATTGTGGTAAGGCCGGGCGAGAAGATACCGGCAGACGGTGTTGTAATAGAAGGCTCGTCCGCTGTGGATGAAAAGATGCTCACAGGAGAGAGCATGCCTGTTGAGAAAAAAAAGGGGGATGATGTTATCGGCGCCACAATAAATAAAACAGGGATGTTTAAGTTTAAGGCAAAAAAGGTTGGCGCAGAGACAACACTCGCTCAGATTATAAAGATGGTTGAGGAGGCGCAGGCATCATCCGCTCCGATTCAGAGGATTGCAGACAAGGTTACAGGCTATTTTGCGCCTGCTGTTGTTATTGCAGCGGTTCTCTCGTTTGTCGGCTGGTGGATGTCAGGCGATTTTCCACAGGCGCTTCTTGCATCCATCGCTGTTTTGATAATTGCATGTCCGTGTGCTTTGGGAATTGCAACACCCGCAGCACTAATGGTCGGAGTCGGCAAAGGCGCAGAAGCAGGCATACTTATAAGGGGCGGCGAATATCTTGAAAGGGCGCAAAAACTTACAACCGTTGTATTTGATAAGACAGGGACATTGACAAGGGGGGAGCCGGTGGTAACGGATGTAATGCCAGTCAGGAGTCAGGAGTCAGGAGTCAGGAGTGAAGACGAAGTGCTTAAACTTGCGGCTATTGCAGAGAAAGGTTCTGAGCATCCTCTGGCAGAGGCAATTTTAAGGGCAGCAAATATGAAAGGGATTGAGGTTCCAGATGTAGAATCATTCGAGGCAATTCCAGGGCACGGTGTGAAGGTCAAATATACTAGTCAGGAGTCAGGGGTCAAGGTCCTGCCCCCGCAGGTTTTAAGCGGGGGTCAGGATATAGAAATTTTACATTCGGGGGCAGGTATCACGCGTCACGGTATTTTAGGCATCATCGCAGTTGCAGATACACTCAAGGAACATTCAAGGACAGCAGTAAGCGCTTTAAGAAAAGAAGGCATTGAAGTCATCATGCTTACAGGCGATAACGAACGGACTGCAAATGCAATTGCAAAACAGGTCGGTATAGAAAATGTCATTGCAAATGTGCTTCCAGGTGAAAAGGCAGGGGTTATAAAAGATCTTCAGGCTAAAGGAAAGGTTGTAGCAATGGTAGGAGACGGGATAAATGATGCGCCTGCACTTGCACAGTCTGATATTGGCATTGCCATAGGAAGCGGTTCGGATGTGGCAAAGGAGACAGGCGGGATAATACTTGTAAAAGATGATATAAGGGATGTTGTTGCAGGCATAAAACTATCAAAGGCAACAATGAGAAAGATAAAACAAAATCTTTTCTGGGCATTTATATACAACACAATCGGCATTCCAATTGCAGCATTCGGTTTTTTAAATCCTATTATAGCGGCAGCGGCAATGGCGCTCAGTTCCCTTTCTGTTGTGGGCAATTCCGCATTATTAAAAACTGCGAAGATAGAGGTGTCTTGACGGCATATCCACCGGCTTGCATATAGTCAGTAATAGGAACGGGTTATAGAGGACAAGGGGCCCAAGAAAAGCGACTGTAATGCAAGTAAAGATAGTCAGGAATATGGCAGTAAAGACAAAGACATTACTAATTGTTAAGAGACCAAAAAGAAAGAGGAAAATAAATCTGTCCCCTTTATTTCCTCTTTATTTCCTTTATTTCTGCTTTATTTCTGTGTCCCCTTTATTTCCCTGTAGGTGTGGTTAAGGTTTTTAATACATGGACGCATGGTTTAGATTTGACCCTAATTATTTCTACAAAACCAATCAGCATAACAGATTTTATTACCGGGCTTTTAAGTCTTGTTGTGTTTTCTGTTGTTGTTGGTATAATATTTACACTTGTATATAACTCAATTCAGAGAAAGGAAGGGTAAGATGAGAAAAACATGGATAGTAATTACAGTAACTCTAACGGTTATAGGTATAGCCCTATGGTTTATCCCAACAGCGTCAACAGTGGCCGCAAATCCAAAAGGTGGAGAAACGAAACCAATCCTTTCACCTCAATTATTTAAGGGCAAAACAGCCTACACATATCAGATTGCAAAGGAGATACCAGAGGTTCTTGACAGCATCTACTGCTACTGCAACTGCCAGATGCATTCAGGGCATAAGAGCCTCTTATCATGCTATACGGATAAACATGCTGCATTTTGCGATATATGCCAGAATCAGGCGATAAGGGCGTATGAACTTTATAAAGAAGGCAAAGATATTATGACTATAAAAAAGACAGAGGATAAGGAGTTTGGTGCAAGGAGATAGTTAATGCATAGTGTTTATAAAAGTATAAAATATTTTCTGACCATCTGCGTATCTCTTTTAACATTTTATCCCTTAACCGCAGATGCCCTTTCTCCAGATGAAGATGCAAATATAAAGATATACGAGGCATTAAGCCCGAGTGTTGTAAATATAATCAACACCACAGTCTCCTATGACTTCTTCTTAAACCCGCTTCCACAAAGCGGTTCAGGCTCAGGCTCTGTTATTGATAAAAAAGGTAATATCCTTACAAACTATCATGTGGTGGAAAATGCCCAGATGCTTGAGGTTACCCTTTCTGACAGCAGTAAATGGGAGGCAAAGGTCATCGGCGCTGACCCGAGTAATGACATTGCGGTTATCAGGATTGATGCACCTTCTGACAAACTCAAACCTATTCAATTTGGTAATTCTGCTGGACTTAAGGTTGGACAAAAGGTCCTTGCTATTGGTAATCCCTTTGGTCTGGAAAGAACTTTAACAGTCGGCATTGTCAGTTCTCTTGGCAGGACAATGAGGGCTGCTAATGGCAGGCTTATGAGGGGGATAATACAAACGGATGCGGCAATAAATCCCGGGAATTCAGGTGGTCCTCTTTTGGACAGCGATGGCAGAATGATTGGTGTTAATTCCGCCATATTCAGCCCTGTTGGAGCAAGCGTTGGTATTGGTTTTGCAATACCTGTAAATACAGTCAAAAAGGTTGTCCCACAGTTGATAGAAAAGGGCAGGGTTGCAAGACCATGGCTTGGTATTACGGGACAGGATATAGACAAAGAATTAGCAAGGGTGTTAAAACTCCCTTCAGACGGCATTTTGATTGCAGAGGTTGTGAAAGGGAGTCCGTCAGATAAGGCAGGGATAAGAGGCGGAAGCAGGGTTATAACGAGGGGAAATTTTCAGATAATAACAGGCGGCGACATGATAGTCAGTATAAATGGCAGAAAGATAAAATCTATGGATGATATGGTTGAATATGTGGAATCAAGGGCATCAGGTGAATCCATTGATATAATAATACTGCGGAACGGACAGAAAAAGACAATTAGATTAACCCTGGCAGAGATGCCGCAGTGATAAGTTTTT includes:
- a CDS encoding trypsin-like peptidase domain-containing protein; the protein is MHSVYKSIKYFLTICVSLLTFYPLTADALSPDEDANIKIYEALSPSVVNIINTTVSYDFFLNPLPQSGSGSGSVIDKKGNILTNYHVVENAQMLEVTLSDSSKWEAKVIGADPSNDIAVIRIDAPSDKLKPIQFGNSAGLKVGQKVLAIGNPFGLERTLTVGIVSSLGRTMRAANGRLMRGIIQTDAAINPGNSGGPLLDSDGRMIGVNSAIFSPVGASVGIGFAIPVNTVKKVVPQLIEKGRVARPWLGITGQDIDKELARVLKLPSDGILIAEVVKGSPSDKAGIRGGSRVITRGNFQIITGGDMIVSINGRKIKSMDDMVEYVESRASGESIDIIILRNGQKKTIRLTLAEMPQ
- a CDS encoding heavy metal translocating P-type ATPase, translated to MPIDPICGMDVEPKKAAGSSVYKGETIYFCSLHCKKKFDADADAYMHSAKSDKGMVSETNAHEMAKDPICGMVVDKHKSLKTEVAGRQYYFCSEGCLRTFEAPEAELKSLKKRVSIAMLGVLALAILRAGFFLGLATGATIITWAPIPQLPWFTWGVWLFILVTPVQFIGGWSFYKGSYNALKNRMINMDILIALGTTVAYLYSVIVIFAPDILPVKVEERDVYFEVSAVIIAFVLLGKYMEEIIKKRSSAAVRKLLDLKPQTARVIRTVQSSEFGVKSEEIEIPAESVMIGDIIVVRPGEKIPADGVVIEGSSAVDEKMLTGESMPVEKKKGDDVIGATINKTGMFKFKAKKVGAETTLAQIIKMVEEAQASSAPIQRIADKVTGYFAPAVVIAAVLSFVGWWMSGDFPQALLASIAVLIIACPCALGIATPAALMVGVGKGAEAGILIRGGEYLERAQKLTTVVFDKTGTLTRGEPVVTDVMPVRSQESGVRSEDEVLKLAAIAEKGSEHPLAEAILRAANMKGIEVPDVESFEAIPGHGVKVKYTSQESGVKVLPPQVLSGGQDIEILHSGAGITRHGILGIIAVADTLKEHSRTAVSALRKEGIEVIMLTGDNERTANAIAKQVGIENVIANVLPGEKAGVIKDLQAKGKVVAMVGDGINDAPALAQSDIGIAIGSGSDVAKETGGIILVKDDIRDVVAGIKLSKATMRKIKQNLFWAFIYNTIGIPIAAFGFLNPIIAAAAMALSSLSVVGNSALLKTAKIEVS
- a CDS encoding M56 family metallopeptidase — protein: MPDIILQCMSILSMASVYTVRGAVLLFVTGVIYSLIKNSIVVLSAARNIKRLPVKDYGLGTLLIDNASVTAFTSGFLRPKIYISKGLLESLTYDEIKAVFIHEVHHKKNHDPLKFLLSSVVRDTFFYVPIVKYCVKVFHTIKENAADKRVVSMTGKPIELASAILKVSTANSSKFYAFASIRGVESIDARIKRLIGERDNSVELPSARNILASSIVLLFLLLVPVTVSYGFDKRCNDEMCRITHHHQSAKECNTMAAGDMDCTVHCNVK